ATTTCACGAATGACGGGAACGCCATCGTAATATTTCAGGCTGATTTCGATGGCCGGGTGGCCGTCGACGCCTGTCGCGTTCTCAAAGCCACGGATGTAGCCTTCATCCGCCAAAACACCGAGCACACGCTCGCGCATTTTGGAGGCCGGGGTCATGACGGTGGACTTTCCACGCATCTGAGCGTTCCGGATCCGTGTGAGCATATCGCCGATAGGATCATTCATTTCAAATCTCCCTTACCAGCTGGATTTCACGAGGCCGGGGGCCTGGCCGCTTGAGCCAAGCTCACGCAGCGCAATCCGCGACACTTTGAGTTTACGGTAATATCCGTGCGGACGGCCCG
The nucleotide sequence above comes from Roseovarius carneus. Encoded proteins:
- the rpsH gene encoding 30S ribosomal protein S8 — translated: MNDPIGDMLTRIRNAQMRGKSTVMTPASKMRERVLGVLADEGYIRGFENATGVDGHPAIEISLKYYDGVPVIREMKRVSKPGRRVYLGVDDIPSVRQGLGVSIVSTSKGVMSDASARSHNVGGEVLCTVF